From the genome of Streptomyces sp. NBC_00659, one region includes:
- a CDS encoding ornithine cyclodeaminase family protein, with translation MSEILFLDGAQTRAALDPRRVLDAVATALVAIGRDEVSVPPRIAAHTPHGLLGAMPGHVPGLGLAAKLVSVFADPARPGRSSHRGIVALFDETDGRPLALMDAEPLTEIRTAAAATLSARALARPDADRVAVIGTGAQARAQIALLAAVAPETPVSVAGRDPGRAGSAAALHPAGNVEERIEDAVRGAGTVFCCTGAVLPVIRRAWLAPGTHISSVGGSHGPELDAETVRDATLFAEWHGAATTRPPSGAHELQDLPPERRVTLLGSVLGGEHPGRRDEDELTLFKSTGHAALDVAAAHVAFAVARAEAWGTRITL, from the coding sequence ATGAGCGAGATCCTCTTCCTCGACGGGGCGCAGACGCGCGCCGCACTCGATCCGCGGCGCGTCCTGGACGCCGTGGCCACGGCCCTCGTCGCCATCGGCCGCGACGAGGTCTCCGTACCGCCGCGGATCGCCGCGCACACTCCGCACGGACTGCTCGGCGCGATGCCCGGCCATGTGCCCGGTCTCGGGCTCGCGGCCAAGCTGGTCTCGGTGTTCGCCGACCCGGCACGGCCGGGCCGCAGCAGCCACCGGGGGATCGTCGCGCTCTTCGACGAGACCGACGGTCGTCCGCTGGCCCTGATGGACGCGGAGCCTCTCACCGAGATCCGTACCGCGGCGGCGGCCACACTGAGCGCCCGCGCGCTGGCCCGTCCGGACGCCGACCGGGTCGCCGTCATCGGGACGGGCGCGCAGGCGCGCGCCCAGATCGCACTGCTCGCGGCCGTGGCCCCCGAGACCCCCGTCTCCGTCGCGGGCCGCGATCCCGGGCGCGCCGGGAGCGCCGCCGCGCTCCACCCCGCCGGCAACGTGGAGGAGCGCATCGAGGACGCGGTACGCGGGGCCGGCACGGTGTTCTGCTGCACCGGCGCCGTCCTCCCGGTGATCCGTCGGGCATGGCTGGCCCCCGGCACCCACATCAGCTCGGTGGGCGGCTCCCACGGGCCCGAGCTGGACGCCGAGACGGTCCGGGACGCCACCCTCTTCGCCGAATGGCACGGCGCCGCCACGACCCGGCCCCCCTCCGGCGCCCACGAGTTGCAGGACCTCCCGCCCGAGCGGCGCGTGACGCTCCTCGGCTCGGTCCTCGGCGGCGAACACCCCGGGCGGCGCGACGAGGACGAGCTCACGCTGTTCAAGTCGACCGGCCACGCCGCTCTGGACGTCGCGGCCGCCCATGTCGCCTTCGCCGTCGCCCGCGCCGAGGCATGGGGCACGCGTATCACCCTGTGA
- a CDS encoding oxygenase MpaB family protein, which yields MRVTGADGGGVRERLGSALFTRVAGPDGPKNRARIHGTPGPRWFGPDRPIRTVHGDASMFIGGLSALLLQSLHPLAMAAVSAHSGFRGDPWGRLQRTSTFLAVTTYGTAESAQDACDRVRAVHERVRGVTSEGTPYHAADPHLLGWVHVAEIDSFLRAHQRYGSRPLSAADCDAYVADTARVASALGVLDPPTNRAELADRLNAYRGEVRATAQARDAARFLLLDPPVPLVARLPYGVLAANAVSLLPAWAAAELRLPRLPLVDSVCVRPLGSAFTSAVRWAMAPQRARTVHAVT from the coding sequence ATGAGAGTGACCGGAGCGGACGGCGGCGGAGTGCGGGAACGGCTGGGCAGCGCCCTGTTCACCCGGGTCGCGGGCCCGGACGGACCGAAGAACCGCGCCCGTATCCACGGCACGCCCGGGCCCCGCTGGTTCGGCCCGGACCGACCCATCCGCACCGTGCACGGGGACGCGTCGATGTTCATCGGCGGCCTCTCCGCGCTGCTGCTCCAGTCGCTGCACCCGCTCGCCATGGCCGCCGTCTCCGCGCACTCGGGCTTCCGCGGGGACCCATGGGGAAGACTCCAGCGCACCAGCACCTTCCTCGCGGTGACGACCTACGGCACGGCCGAGAGCGCCCAGGACGCCTGCGACCGGGTACGGGCGGTCCATGAGCGGGTGCGCGGTGTGACCTCGGAGGGAACGCCGTATCACGCGGCGGATCCCCACCTCCTCGGGTGGGTCCACGTCGCGGAGATCGACAGCTTCCTGCGCGCGCATCAGCGGTACGGCTCGCGGCCGCTCTCCGCAGCCGACTGCGACGCCTACGTGGCGGACACGGCCCGCGTCGCCTCCGCGCTGGGCGTCCTGGACCCGCCCACGAACCGTGCCGAGCTCGCGGACCGGCTGAACGCGTACCGCGGCGAGGTGCGCGCGACGGCACAGGCCCGCGATGCCGCGCGCTTTCTCCTGCTGGACCCGCCGGTGCCGCTCGTGGCCCGCCTGCCGTACGGGGTGCTCGCCGCGAACGCGGTGTCCCTGCTGCCCGCTTGGGCCGCCGCCGAACTCCGGCTGCCACGGCTGCCGCTGGTGGACAGCGTGTGCGTACGTCCGCTCGGCAGCGCCTTCACCTCGGCGGTCCGCTGGGCGATGGCACCGCAGCGCGCGCGAACCGTCCACGCGGTCACGTGA
- a CDS encoding MerR family transcriptional regulator, with protein MSADDKPDTTGVGVTTGFLARRLGVSPTTLRSWDRRYGLGPAVRADGRHRRWSPDDVAMVQEMCRLTAAGLPPAEAARAAKESARGRVAASPALAARARTTARTRTGVRIPEASSTTAPGLGTPESPTGTGPPSADVAQEGRGLARAAVRLDARAVQERLATAVRTHGLTRAWEDVMVPALRAVGRKWESSGDRYVEVEHLLTWHVSATLRHAYVSAAGHGPPAAVSPVLLACTPGEQHTLPLEALNAALAERRVPAVTLGGAVPPEALMAAVQRVGPPAVVLWSQSWSTANLPLARHLAAARWGVRGARTRSRILLSGPGWDTQPGPGLLRPRQLAEALRLLTAPDDRADDRATGPTTPMRS; from the coding sequence CTGAGCGCCGACGACAAGCCGGACACCACGGGGGTGGGAGTGACGACGGGTTTCCTGGCGCGCAGGCTCGGGGTGTCGCCCACGACGTTGCGCTCCTGGGACCGGCGGTACGGTCTGGGGCCCGCGGTGCGGGCGGACGGCCGCCACCGCCGGTGGTCGCCCGACGACGTGGCCATGGTCCAGGAGATGTGCCGGCTGACCGCCGCCGGCCTGCCCCCCGCCGAAGCCGCCCGCGCGGCCAAGGAGTCGGCTCGCGGCCGTGTCGCCGCGTCACCGGCCCTCGCCGCCCGGGCACGGACCACCGCCCGTACGCGGACCGGCGTCCGGATCCCGGAAGCGTCGTCGACGACGGCTCCGGGCCTGGGGACACCGGAATCACCGACGGGCACCGGGCCACCGTCGGCGGACGTGGCCCAGGAGGGCCGGGGTCTCGCGCGTGCCGCCGTCCGGCTGGACGCCCGCGCCGTCCAGGAGCGGCTTGCGACGGCGGTCCGTACGCACGGCCTGACCAGGGCCTGGGAGGACGTGATGGTGCCCGCCCTGCGGGCCGTGGGCCGCAAATGGGAGTCGTCGGGAGACCGTTATGTCGAGGTCGAGCACCTTCTGACCTGGCACGTCTCCGCCACCCTGCGACACGCCTACGTGTCCGCGGCGGGGCACGGACCACCCGCCGCGGTGTCGCCCGTCCTGCTGGCCTGCACTCCGGGCGAACAGCACACCCTGCCCCTGGAGGCCCTCAACGCGGCGCTCGCGGAACGGCGTGTACCCGCCGTGACCCTCGGCGGAGCCGTCCCGCCCGAGGCACTCATGGCGGCGGTGCAACGCGTCGGTCCCCCGGCGGTCGTCCTGTGGTCCCAGTCGTGGTCGACGGCGAACCTGCCGCTCGCCCGGCACCTCGCCGCCGCACGCTGGGGAGTACGGGGAGCCCGAACCCGGAGCCGGATCCTGTTGAGCGGGCCGGGCTGGGACACACAGCCGGGCCCCGGACTCCTGCGTCCGCGTCAGCTCGCCGAGGCGCTCCGCCTGCTCACCGCCCCGGACGACCGGGCGGACGACCGGGCAACGGGTCCGACGACACCGATGCGCTCCTGA